A stretch of DNA from Telopea speciosissima isolate NSW1024214 ecotype Mountain lineage chromosome 5, Tspe_v1, whole genome shotgun sequence:
ATTCTGGTAGGGTTTATAAGAGCCCAGACCGGCCCTGTTCGGTCTCAAGGCAAGGTCAGACTGGCCGGGGTTTTTTGATACCCCTAAAAGATATGCATTATTGATCTAAAAATGCATTAGGAGACTATTCAAGTCTTACAGTTGGCCCATATACTTTATAAACTCAAGCCCAACTTTTAATTATGGGCATGGGATCTACACGCTTGCAGCGTAAATTGACATCTTTGACGTCAAGCCAATGGACACAAGGAAAGATATGCCGCACCGTACGTATGCAAGGGCCCACATAGTCAGCTAGGAGAGAGTGTGTGTTTCCCTTCTGTTATAGGATTTAGGTTGGGCTGAGCTTTCGATTAAGGCCTTGTGCTAAGCCAAAGAAATATTCATATATGTAACAATGTGCTTGATGCAGAATCTTTCGACGAAGGATAGATTCAAAAATGTGTTTGTAAGCAAGACAGTGTTGAAAACCTAGGCCTGCCCCCTTAAACTCGGGCTTTCCCTCCAGGCCTGGGCTGAGTTGAAATCGACTCAGTTCATCTCAGTACTAGATTCAAAAATGTGTTTGTAAGCAAGACCATTTAGAATACCCACACCCGTTCCCCTCAAGCTCGGGCCTGCTCCAGGCCTGGGCTGAGTTGAAATCGACTGGGATCAGCTCGATCCTACATCTACGACCTGGGCTTCACACCTTAGGCCAGGCTCGAGCCTTATGAGCTTTGTAAAGCATTAGCTCAGCCCGACCCAGTTGCACCCAACACCGGTATTAGTACACTAGATTGTAGCCTATATTTTAAAGAGGGGTAGCAGTTTTTTGTCTGGGAATGTGGCCTATGCcaccactcccatgtgtctatctctctcctcttcaaaacaagggggtagagatgtctttccatatgaggagggggagagatagactcatgagagtgctggtgtaggccacactcccgtacaaagttctttttccttttaaagtGTTTAtcaaagagtttttttttagtaGGAATCTATTTGTGCACGCCTTTAATAAGTACCACTTGGTAGATCAATATAAGTTCAATTCTATATTGTTCATATCATCATCTATCTTTAGTACTGACAAATGAGTTCAGatttgctacccacatggggacctCTAGAGTGTGGAACCCATGCCCCATAAAgaggtcagatctgtccccactcgtccccatgtgggtagctgatccgtaCTCCAAATTCTATATCCATTTTGTTATCGCCACATACCATAATGgtttgaaaaatatattaataaagTCTAATAAGTGAGCACAATATGCACACTTTTAAAAGGGAAGCCCATAGGTGGTGGGTAATACAATTAAGATACCATACTAAATCCAAAAAATGACCTAATGGTGGGTTTTATATCCAATAATCCAAACATGAGATCACTTCACCTATGGTGAtgaaattcttccttctctataggtaaagggaaaaaaaaattcgtcaatttaaatataataataattataaaaatagcAAATGGTTCACAAAAAGACAAATGGTTTTCGAAACCACCGGGTTTTTGTCTCATTTTTGAGAGGGTGGTCCTTGGTGTGTTAAAATTGTTTTATTACGAATGATATAGTTTAGCCGATCATATTCAAGTAAAATTTACTAGTAAAGTTTTAGCATGTCTAAAAAGGAAACATTGAAGGCACACGTGTGTGTTGTCCAAACAACGGttcagggatcaaaccatggttccctagggagaccaagatatttatctttagggttttgtacgccctgggttagcccattgtgtcccatgggtgccccattttaattttagggttttccatggtcgcccatggaaaccctggtgcatccctagtgcatccctattagggtttctccttccctattgcattccataaaattaattatcacaatagggacggagaaattcgtctctagtccatcacatggcaagagggatccatcccatactcgaatgcgcagcgaaaattaatcgattcgagtttctttcgcatcccataaatattaataatcaatgaagaaggaattaataaagaatcgctaacctggtgagcctcaagtgttgctcctccaatagacagtggttcttcctccaatgagcgctccaagcaaacagattcgaacctccaatggtgttaccaaggttctacacgccaatcccggatgccctcaaactcctcaagacagatctagggtttcacaaaccctaactctcaaacacagtgagagaagcaagaagaagaagagagatcacaagaaggagagagagaaaccaaaaacgtaggagagagagtatctgctccaaaaacgtggagagctactcttctgcgtatttttggtcccctatttataataatagggtttaattaaatcctagatagatttaatagagtcctagtgagagtctgactctctctctctcagtctggcagttctgtttaaactcaaagtgctacacaggtgaagaagcagaatctaatagggaaagtattaattagattctttatttaattattaatggataattacaattagcaccaaatccattaattaaataaagagtcaattaaattagtaaattccaaataactccctatatgataacaatttatcatatacaaccccccccactaatcaacaccatcattatggaatctagggcatgtacacatgtactgtcaaaccccaatccatagtacatgtccatataagagcgtctgtgcatccgatcggatcctgcaaaactcgataaaacactttatttgaaataactataaataatgtatcattttatgtaaaataaattttgcaaaaccatttccaaaacggtgactggatccagattctgatccgaccatgcacaaacagtctctatcttggtgttccccaatcgggcagtggtgaccgtgttggataactccttcactcacaaagtattcacgcattcccgaacaccggctttgactcgtttgagtctcggtcattgatgaaccaaagaatgcgatcacactttgcatgATGAGGTTCCCTCAGTATGCgtggtgtcggtgacacatgtctatcccttcctacatccggcaagaatacatgagggaatcgacaaagtagattcttcgccaatgcacacatcaaacatgtgagcactcgcattcgtaccctgacatcacatgtctaggcatacccaatgcgacaaccatatgataagggtgcccagcccaaaccctagtcgtgactaccattttaagtataacttacggacacataatgctcaaaaagtttatatcgcatgtgacaatattaaactaaaatgtataaatgttcaatacaaaggtgaaccgggttgaatcggaccgaaccgggtttgatggacacacacttgtccaacaatgtGATCTATACCATGTGGAAGGGTAATGTGataatttcaattattgaaaactTGGAGTAGTATGGATTGACCATTTGTCCAATTTTAAGCCCAAATACAATCATATATGACTCCCATGTATTGGAAATACCCTCTCATGTATGTCCATAATCCATGCATCATTTATATAGATTGAAACTCAATGTTTGAGTGAGGGACCTTAAGGTCTACCTGCAGCCTACAAAAATTCAGTCATATTCCAATTTGTATTTATTTCTATCTTAGCTTTTCGATGATCCATAATTttggttcttatttttatttctttaactATATATTTTGGAAGAAGTTGGGCATGCCGCTTGCCAGGTAAGCTAGTGGGTGGAAGGAAGGATAACTATGAGCAATGGTAGGCCACCAAGGGTGATTGCCCAAGAGAGTGGTGTCCCAGTTCCATGAGGAGAGGGTGGCCCGaggaggaagggggggggggattgagaATAAGAATATCTAACATCCAATGGGAGAGAGAGCCGAACCAACGACCTCTCCCTTGGACTTAGGATGATGTCCTACTGCACTGATAGCCATCACCACGCCAAGAGGTGTTTCCCACCATTCACCTTTTGTCCCTTTTAATTTGATCAGATGaattgctaaaaaaaaaaaaaaaaaatggtgaaacCACTACCCACTACCATTTACAGATTTCAATCATCAGGTATAAATATCAGTCCGATAGATACCAATCCGTACCAAATATGGATCAATATTGGCCAATCCCACATAGGTCGAGATCCTTAGTAAAAATAAATTTCACTAAAAATCAttcttttaaatttaaaataataaaaaatgacagTAAAACCATACTATACCAATCAGGGTTTTAGGAACCACAATCGAATATGGGATCGGTCTCAGTCGATATCAATCCGTATCGGTCTTTATTAGATAGATTTACCTAGAGGTGAAACAGGGccaggttttttcaaaaccctaacccaaccctgagttctcttagctcaacccaagcccaacccagccctagGCCCTAGATCGGGCTGAACTATCTCAGCCCGGGCCCAACCTTGTCTAGCTCAACCcaacctagcccgaccctgattgaccctgattgaccctgatttttgccaaggattgggttggccctgatttGCCCTactttttttgccatttacattgtcttatgcattaaaaaaataagacacATGTGATTGAGTATTaatttgtttcatactcaattaaTTATtagattaaataaatttttccttgataaaataaaataactattACTCTTTTCATTCGGTTAAAAAGCTTAACCCAatattaaaattgtaaatatttttgttcaatagataTTTAGTCTCTTTTTTaataaaccaatagataattagatactaaacaaaaattgaaaaatgtaaacaataaattgtaaaacatACCCTAACACAGGTTTGAGCCGGGTTGGtcttagcctgaggcctcaatcCTGGCCTAGCCCAATCTTGACCCAAGACctaaaatttcaaccctaacctgccctcaggcctcagggttgaaaaattcaacccaggccctgttcgagCTTAGGACGGGCTCAgaccgacaaggccaaacttacatCCTTAGATTTAcccatgatttttatttaaaaaataaaaattttaaatacctTTTTGACCTTTGATCGGTACTGATCCATCGGTACGAAATTGCCCCAGAATCAGGATCGCTCATTATAATACAGATCCAATTCGGGCAATTATGCCAATCCGATATCAATCACTAAAACCATGATACCAATACGAATACCGATACAGATATCGATACCGATATTTAAAACCATAGACTGATTGGATAATCTGTTGGCGGTTATGGGCTTGGGGCCTGCGGTGTTGGCTGATTGGATAATCTGTTGGCGGTAAGGGGCTTTGGGCCTGCGGTGTTGGCGGATTGAATAATTGGACATTACAGTCGCGAGTCGTGAGTCGTGAGTCGTGATCGGTGGTTTACATCTGTGGGATAGTGGAAGTACCTTCTTTGAagtttggagaggagaggagaggggagaagagaagaggagaagaaacgGACATAGGGAAAACCCCTTGAAATCAACAAAAAATTTCTGAGTTTCATTGCAATGGCGAGCAGTTGGAGAAGGACTTTTGGAAACGTGAGATCTTTTATTGGTAACTCGATGGGAGGTCTGAGAGGAGGAACCAATCTCGCTTCATGGGTTGTCGCAGGAACCTTAGCTTACTTTCTTTGGGTCAAACCTTCTCAAGATCTAAAAAGAGAACAAGAGGTCGCTTTAAATTCCCATACAATTCAATAATTTCTTTCGTTCCTGAGTGGTTGTGAATTTGGATTTTGGTATTTCGACTGTTTTggtggttatttatttattcattcgTTTGGTTTCAGGAAAGGGCCGCTCTGGCTGCAGCTTCGGATCGTTATCGTTACGTCGAAAAAAGAAAACCTATTCCCGATCCTCAGgttgtttatttatattttaactTCTTTACACAACGGAAACTATTGTTTGGTATGTAATTTTCGGAAAAATTGATACGCCTCCTTTTGTTCTCCACTCCTACCCCAAAATTATGTCAGGAAACGGGCTTGATATATGGAAAGAAGAACACAACCAAGAAATTGGACGATTGACATAGCTAAACTTAATAATCAGTGAGTTGGTTTTTGTTGCATTATTTGTGGGATTAAAGATCAATTCTATTTACATTAGTGTTTTTGAGATCTTTTGTGTTTGTAACAGTAATAATTTGTGGTGTATGAGGTGCCACTCCTGCTGTTGAGTGTTGATAGCAAAGAACTGTGATAAAATCCTTCTTCAGATTAAGATGGTGGGGGGTGTTTCCTtgtaataaaaagaaataaaaagaatggtTCTTGCAATTGCATGGTAGGTAATTGTTTCCATTACTATTTGTCTTCATCAATCAAAACTCACTCTCAATGTCGGTGCTTCCACACTAACAACGCTTAACTAGCTGAtcatataaaatttttgtttaaagAAAAACTATTGACACAATAGGGTACAAGCTGAATAGGCTTTTATGAGTCCTAACCTTGGAAGAACTTAAACTCAAACAATACGAAGGCAAAAAGTTTGCCTATCCAAGCTACAAATAtattaatgtagttctagattggtaggaaaccaactagaagccaataaccaggatctacTATGAACTAGGTAATTCttctaggtcaaaataggtgaaaattgtgaaattagggttagggtttgatgggaacTAGGTAGGGTTAtgctaagttgatgtaggggagtcttcccGTGAAGGTCTTGTTAAGTTTTAACAAGTCTAGGCGTTTTAATCAGAATCGGCAGCAaggttaggattagggttttgggtttttgaaaagaggaaaatatggatttttagggtttatgatggtcaaTTTGGGCTGCAACTTGGATCAAGTTTCCCAATGGGTGAGGGGAGAATTCGATCCAAAACTGGGGTTGTTTTGAtagctggtttggtctgggcagaatttaggtcttgagaaaagtgaaaacaaaaagggaaaatctagggtttggatgtatggaaggttagaagaagaagggtaggGGTTGGGGATGATTTAAACTTActatagttgcagaatttcctgGACAACTTGTTTGAATATGATTCTTGATTAAAATCCAATCTTGAACTCAAACTTGAAtgtagagcttcaaaagaaccacccgggcttgacatcgcaaggtgtcaattggatgaAACCCCAATCTCACCAACGAACTACCCGGGTTTCCCTCCGCAAGGTGTCGATCGGATCGaccaccaatcccaccagccttgatcaaacacaaaacaaaaatcatcaatagagaagaagagcagccaaAAAGcatttcattaatatcaaaattcgtgtccaatactttccccccttacaaacttacatATTAGACTAAAAAAttgactcctacactaaaaaaataaaggcctaatccaatccttaacctattaggtaacttaaactgactaggaaactgataTAGACTCAAAcaaagtcctaatccaaccccactaaacacttaaaagaatactactaaaattatttaaattgaaccattggttgaaccggttcaatttattaACAAAATCAcgaaaataacaaaataaaactaagtgtggaactaaaacaactagtCCCGTATGCAATCTAATTACCCATATTGATGCAaatacactaccttggaccgacccaaacccagttgggtgTCCAGAAGAATATAAACCAGGTCCAGTTTGAGATTTTGGATCtcgtaggattttaggaatttatgttatttggggaaatgatgtcttttagtttattttattctgtttattATAGAAGTTAGCTACttaggatatttggtttctcaattgttcttagtttcctagttagagacttggtctttatttttaggagttttttatttctctttatatatgatgtaattccccatcgttgGGGACAGATtagaagaatgaattgagtttatggtttgagtagcctgagtgctgtgtgcgtgtgcactcttcttCCCCACCTCTCTCTTCTTATGCGATTTTTCATCTCTCCTCTGCAACCCTGATTTTTTCcagcttcctttcttctcctagccgaccctccaccaatttggtatcagagccgaaggatccTTCAACTCCTtccttgtgatctctctctcctttctgtTCAGTTTTCTTCTCCATCCCTCTCTTCTGTTACTGTTCTGCTGTACGACCATCAGCagtgaacccaaaaaaaaaaaaacacccttcAACTCTAGCGACCACACCTCCCCTTCGTCTCCACCCTCTTAGCAAAACCCAACCcaccttccctttcccttcttccgCGCTGTAATagtgaaccaaaaaaaaaacctgtgtATCACTATAACCCCAACCCGCAACAACCCCCCTGCCCCTTTCCCTCTGAAAATTCAATCGACCCTTCTAGGGTTCAACCCAgtgaaaatagagagagagagagagagagagagagagcagagaagATTGAGCGAGAgtcagaagaagagaagcagagaacgggaaaaaaaattccataccTGGTGCAGAAGACACCATCGCTGTGTTCCCACTCCTTGCCTGCGCTCAAGTTGAAGTCGAACTCAACTTTCATCCGCAGACACTGGTTCACACATGACCTCCATCTACTGCAGGTGATTAAAATTCAAGCTCCTGGTTGATATCGAACTCCGTTGGCTATCCACCCTCCTCTATTGTCACAATCCACGACTCCTTCGTAGTCGAGAACCATCACTGTTTTCCCTCTCTGGAGTAAATGGAGTAAAAGACTCCAAGTAGGAGAATGTAATCCCCCCTACCCACGATCtcactttctctctttttctctttttctttttttaatttctaaacTGCCCTTCAGTTTTTATTAATTCTGTTttatcctctcttttttcacCCACTTCCCAGTTTGCCCTTTACCCTATACATGATACTCCATCCCCTTGTGTGTTAGCTGCACTTCCcataattacaattttgccactAGTGTCATAAACCTCATCTATTCACTGTTTTGCCATTAACTCTTACTTTGCATATTGTCTTATCTGTGTGGACACATCCGAATATAACCCTGGCCATTGATTCTTTTTTGTTCAAGTTTAGAGTTTGGTTGCCTAATGGAAAGCTTGCCATGTTGTTTATTGATGAACGACAAAGCAACAATTTCGTCTCACGATTTGTGGTAGAGATGTTATCCAAGAACGACCAGATCATTATTCACTTTGAGGATTTTGTATTCGTCGAATTCTCTGTTTCTTATTATTGTGATGGAGCTCATTATAAAGTGTTTGATTCTCCTCGGCATGTTATTAAATTGGGTCGTGAATGGCTAGAAGAACGAAAAGGCATCATTGATTGTGACGGAAACTTATGCACTCTACATCCTTTTCACATGCCCTAGACATTCATTCTTCATGGGTTAGTTGATGATGTTTGTTCCAAGCCAAAAGAGGCAGCACTAGTGATACAACCTCAACTAGAACAGCCAATAGTGGCAACGGACGATGAGCAGATCATGGATCAAGTAACGGCGGATTCCAGTGTAGTGAAAGCTATTCCACATCATGAGTTCGTGCTTCCCCCGATTTTCCAGCCATAGATGGAACCccaaagcttcatattttggattttcttcaagttgcaCATATGAAACCTATAGCTCCCTCTTGTGAGCTTTGATGtagatacactaccttggaccgacccaaaccagttgggtatccagacgaatatgaaccgggtccagtttgagattttggatctcctaggattttaggaatttatgttatttaggGAAATgatgtcttttagtttattttattctgtttattttagaagttatctacttaggatatttggtttcccaattgttcttagtttcctagttagagagttaGTCATTATtgttaggagtcttttatttctctttatatatgatgtaattcctcATCGTTGGGGACAGATTGGAAtaatgaattgagtttatggtttgagtagcctgagggctgtgtgcgtgtgcactcttctccctcccacccccttcttcttatgcGGGTTCTCCTTtatcccctgcaactctgatttgtCCCagtttcctctcttctcctaaccggccctccatcacatattttaggcccataaaagtgacctattacatagaaaacccatgggatcaaaggcccaacatgtatgtaacccaaccttagacttattactaataaaacaagcttatTTCAGCGATGAATCTACATCACATATCCAAAAGGAAAATGGTTCCTACACACCCATGGTAGGAACCTATTCTCACATACCGACTATTCTTTTGCCACATGGACAGCTGATATGGCTATTataaccattggatagagaggtCAAGGTCTGGATtagccacgtgtcaaatttAGAGCTTAATTCAATCAAACACCCTTCAGTGTATTGGCATGCGTCCTCATGCATGCTTATGGTACTCCAACCACTACTCTGCAGTGTGCATTCTCACTCATAGCCCCTGGATTGTTAAAGCTCTGTTTTTCCATGTGGCAAACTCCGACAaggctgaaacttgatatgCGAGTAGGGGACCTAGTGATGTAGATCTAgctagaaagagaagaaaagaattctGCGGTTCAATCTAGTTCGGTGTGGGTCATTTTTTTTGGAACTAGATCAGGATGTGGTTCATGATTAGTACCAGTTCTTTGGTTCAACCAGATATGATTGATCCAGTTTGTATGGCCCAATTTGGAAGGGTTTACAACCTGCAGTTCTAGAGTTCCTAAATTTGAGGAACCTGATGCATAATTGAAGACCTACCAGTGTAGGAAGTCCAAGAAGTTTCAGTCTTAGTGTGGCTCAGTCTATTTTTAAGGCTTGggtccattttttttcttgtttaagttattcttttctgttttaagtgttttttacAGCCAGTCctggttgaaccagtggttcaattggtttagtttggttcagtttgttAGATATTTTGTTCATCGTCTTTAGGTGTTCTAAGTTGGGTCCACCTCCTCTTAAAGGTCATTTAGACTTTAAAGAGGATTTGGCCAGGTTGTAGGAGTCGGCTAGGGGTTTCCTAATCCAACTCCAACTCTATTTTGTGGACTTTAATAAATAAGAAGCATGGGAGGTCATTCACTCACAATTTTGTTTCTGAAAAGCTGTTGTTTTATGCTCCTTCACGTGGAGAGTTCTTCCTTTGTGTGAATTAAGGTGTGATGGGTGAGAATACAGtcaacaccttgcggtgggaagcccaggtgcTTTGTTCTTGTTCTTATCTTCATTAAGGTACTGTCTGCCATTTTATTTCCTGCAATTCTGTCCGGATTTGGTTCTTGTGGTACAGCAATACTATCCTCACTAGGATTGTTAATTTAAGGGTCATATGAGGTGCTGATTTCAATTCTGTTTTCAGAAACCTCCAATTGAAAGATTGCACTCTTGTATATTTTGTTTGTTGCTCATTCTGTTGAGTATTTGACCCAgtcctactttgattaggatTTTTCTTAAAAGACTTTAAACCTGATTTCGACATTGGGTGTTTTCTATTACGTTGAGCCTGAAATTAATACCATGCGTTGGTTTTCTGTTGGGTTTATCAACTCTGTAGTCTGTTCTTTAATCTAAATTCTAGTTTGACAGTTTTATCCCTATCCTAGTGAACAGCTCAAAACTAAACTCAAAAATATTGAAGAGTTATATTGCCAAAATCAGAAATCAAGTACAAGATAGCAAGGGTCAGAGAGGACCGCTTAACTCAAGGGTCAAAGACTCAAAGAGGATCACTTAACTCTGGGGTCGCTTAAGGACCCACTCAACCACAAGAGGACCTCAAACTCAAATGGGGACTCACTCAACCCAAGAGTGGGACTACTCATCACAAGAGGTTGCATTGGATTCaaactcttcttctctcctttgtaCTTCACAGTTCacaatacaaatatatatagGAGAAGGGAGAACTAGCTGTTGGAATAGAGCCATTGGAAATTAGTGACTAGTTACATTATTGCTTCATCACCTAGTGTCACTAGGAATCCCCTATATCTTCGgattcaaccattggatcaaaCTGAGATTTTCAACAAGTTTCCTACCCCCTTATAAGGTGAACACGACTGGGCTTTCAGCCTAACCTGACTTGTTGATTTCATTCTATATATTTTCTCCTAATTCTGGAATTTTATGTCTCTGTTTTGATTCTGTTTCTAGTACTGGTTTAACCTTTAAATCAAAGCTACATTAAGTGGTGTCAAAGCTATGGCAAATAACAATTCAAGAACTCCAGACCCACCTCTTGATTCTTATAGTAGGATCATTGAGATTACAACAGGTAACCTCAGATAAAAAAAAGCATGAATGATCGAATGATAGCATTGGACAACCGAATTAATGCCCCTATACAAGGCAGTTTTGCACCTCTTGAAGGTGAGGCTAGGCATTCAACACAATCCACAATAACAACCATAATCCAAGGTTCATGGATGGAGGGCCACAAAGGGTTTACACTAGggttgcaatagggtcgggttgggccgggctttttaaaaccctagcccaaccctgagtccccttagctgggcctaaGCCCGccttgaccctgactcagggcctaaataccttgaccctaaccctgaccctgacgggccaagcccagcccaagcccgccctgattggccctggccctgcaataattaaattaaaataacaaattcTAGAGAAGACGTGAGAGAGGaaacttgaacccatgacctttTGATAGCAATTGGTTTTTTCACAATACAAACTGCCAAGTGCACTAAGCACTTATTTATATTAGTAGtagcttctattttttaataaataaagaaatttcttcagtgccaaaatcagggtaaaaaatcagggtcaaaatcagggtcgggctgagcccgaggtctcaaccctgacccaacccgaccctgactcagggctaggaatttctggccctaacccgccctcagggccagaaatcttagcccaggccctgttcgggctcagggcgggccagggcgggttcgggccgacagggccaaacttgcagccctagtttACACACCCCAAA
This window harbors:
- the LOC122661474 gene encoding uncharacterized protein LOC122661474, which codes for MASSWRRTFGNVRSFIGNSMGGLRGGTNLASWVVAGTLAYFLWVKPSQDLKREQEERAALAAASDRYRYVEKRKPIPDPQETGLIYGKKNTTKKLDD